CACGACGATCATCCAGCGATAATCACCGCTGTGATGCCTCAGGCGATATTCAACCTCGTACGGTTCGCCGGTAGCGAGGCTGTGGTTCCATTTCTTCCATGCGTCGCCTGGTCATCCTCATGGAACATCCCGGCCCATCCTTCGCCGTCGGTTGATCCGACAGGGACACCCGTGAATTCATACCAGCGCGCATTGTAATAATCGTGGGAGCCGTCGGGAAGAGTCGACCATACCATCTGCGGCATGGTGTCGGCGAGCGCATGGAAGCAGCTCCGGCGGATTGCAGCGCATGCTCTGTAGCCAGGGGCAAGACATCAGGCGCCGAAGAGGATTCGCGGCTGCCAAGCTGGAAGTTCGTGATGACTTTTGCATTCATAGCCAGCTTGTGACCTTCTCGGGATGAACAGAATCGGACCGATAGGATACCTGTCGTATCTTGTTGATTTTCAATCGCTGAAGCTCATCGCACAGGTAAGGCGGTCAGTAAACTGGCCCTGTATTGCGCCAGACGGGGCCCTCCCCAGTTCTTGGTATGTCGCTGCCTATCCGGATTTGATGAGATGCGAGCAGTCATCAAGTTCACAGGTAATCTTCATGCAGCAAAGCAGCGGTATAAATGGTGCAAACCTGGTCGTCCGGCACTTCGCGCCATGTTCGAGGCGCGCAAGCGCGTGTTCGTGGATCTTCTTGGGTGGGACGTTCCGGTGCTCGACGGGACCTTTGAAATCGACCAGTTCGATACGCCCTCGGCCGCCTATCTCGTCCTCACCGGCGAAAAGTGCGAGCATCGCGCATCGGCCCGGCTCCTGCGTTCTGATGGACCTCATATCTTACGCGATCTCTTTCCGCAGCTGTGCACCGGACCTGTTCCGCAGGATGAGGCATTTCGCGAGATTACCCGATTCTGTATCGATCCCACGTTGCCGCGCGCTGATCGCCGGAGTGTCCGCAACCAGCTCGTCTCCGCACTCGCCGATTTTGCAATATCGGAAGGGATCTCTGGTTATTCGGCGGTCGCCCCAGTGCCCTGGTTCCGTCAGATCGCCCAGTTCGGCTGGCGCTGCCAGCAGCTTGGACCGTGCGTTTCTATCGATGGCAGCAGCTTGTCGCTCTTCGCATCGACATCGATCAGGATACACGCGCGCAACTCGCCAACGCAGGGATCTACTGCCGCAATCCTCAGCCGGAAGCCTATGGTGGTATGGAGCTGGCAGCATGACTGCGCCGAGCGAGGCGTATTGGCTCGATCAGCTGCAAGAGGATGGCTATTGCATCATTCCGCAGCTTGTCGCCGAGCAACAGATCGCCGCACTCGATGCGGACCTGGAAGCTGCGTTTGCGCAGGCGCCACTCGGCAAGGGAGACTTCTATGGGCATCGGACCAAACGGTTTGGAAGCCTCCTTCGCCGCTCGCAGGTCGCGGGCGATCTGGTCCTGCAGCCGCTAGTCCTATCGCTCGCCGCGCAATTCTCGGCAGCGCCTGCGACCGGATACAGCTCAATGTCGCCCAGGCGATCGCGATCCATCCCGGCGAGATAGAACAGTTTCCGCATTGCGATCAGGATATGTGGGCAGGCCGCAAGGGCGATCACGAATATCTTCTCAACGTCATCTGGCCGCTGACCGAATTTACTCGCCTCAATGGCGCGACACGCATCTACCCCGGGACGCACAGAAAGCCTGTCGACAATCTCGAAAGTCTCGACGATCCCATAGTCGCAGTTTGCAAGCCCGGCGATGCCATCTGCTTTCTTGGCTCCACCGTCCATGGAGCGGGACCAAACCAGACCGAGGATGTCCGCCGCGGTGTCGTAATCGGCTACAGTCTCGGCTGGCTCAAACCCTACGAGAATCTCTGGCTGGCCTATCCGCCAGCAGTAGCAAAAGAGTTCTCGCCCGAACTCGCCGAACTGGCCGGTTATGTGCAGCACCGCCCGAACCTGGGTAATTTCGAAGGGCAATGCCCGTCGGTTCTGCTGAGCGACAAGGTGCCCGAATTCCGCAGGCAACCGATAGTCTGCGCCCCGACCAGAAAGAAGCGGTTCGTGAGTTCGCCGAGACGCGCCGCAGCGGGCGATGAGTCCCGCTCACGTCCTCGAGCCTACGTATAGGCGGCTTAAAAATGCATTGCTG
The sequence above is a segment of the Croceicoccus naphthovorans genome. Coding sequences within it:
- a CDS encoding phytanoyl-CoA dioxygenase family protein — its product is MTAPSEAYWLDQLQEDGYCIIPQLVAEQQIAALDADLEAAFAQAPLGKGDFYGHRTKRFGSLLRRSQVAGDLVLQPLVLSLAAQFSAAPATGYSSMSPRRSRSIPAR
- a CDS encoding phytanoyl-CoA dioxygenase family protein yields the protein MWAGRKGDHEYLLNVIWPLTEFTRLNGATRIYPGTHRKPVDNLESLDDPIVAVCKPGDAICFLGSTVHGAGPNQTEDVRRGVVIGYSLGWLKPYENLWLAYPPAVAKEFSPELAELAGYVQHRPNLGNFEGQCPSVLLSDKVPEFRRQPIVCAPTRKKRFVSSPRRAAAGDESRSRPRAYV